TATTATTCAGCCAATTTTCCTAATCCTGGTTCCTTCGTGGCTATCCAGTGTAGCTGTCCCGAAGCCTGCATCTATTATTTAGCTTTTGCTACTAATGGTTCATACCATTTTATGTTTCTATTTATTTGGTCGTAACCTCCCGTACCCTTTgttcttttaattcttttttactgTTATCCTTGGCTCCAGTTCTCTAGCCATGATAGCTTTTCGCTGTGAAATTACAGCTCCCTCTCGTCGCCGTAGCCGTTCGAAACTTTGTAGGCTGGAAAAAATCCCTGAGGAATCTCTTATCCTCCCCAATGTTCCAGCTTGTGAACATTGCGGTGCTAAGAGGTTTCACATGGAGCCTCCTTCTTTTTGTTGCCGTGGCGGCGAGGTTAAAATTGTCTCTCCTCCCATGCCTTACAGTCTGAAGCGATTATTTACTGGTTCTGATGAGGAATGCGAGGACTTTCGGAGAAAAGCCCGCACGTATAATAATAATGTTGCTTTTACATCGTATGCTGCAAAATATGACAGGGAATTAACAAAAAACAAGCATGGAGTGTATACGTTTCGAGTTCAGGGTCAGGTTTATCACTTTTTGAACTCTTTGTTGTCAAACGGTGATCAACCTAGTGGAATTCAGTTATACTTTTATGATACTGATGAAGAATTAAAGAGGAGGACTAAAAACTGTGATAAGCTTCGTGAGGGTACTTTGAAGCTGCTTATGAGTATACTCCAAGATAATCCTTATGCAAAATTCTTTAAGAGCTTAAGGGATCTTCCAAATCTTGAGGATCATACAATTATTCTCAATTCTAATCCTGCCTTAGACCAGCGAGTATATAATCTTCCTACTGCATCCCAAGTTGCTGCTATTTGGACTGAAATTGATGATGATTCAGTTGATATGCGCCCTCACATTCAAGTCTATAGTCACTCTAGCACGAGTTATAGAGTTCAGCCTTATTATGGATGCTGTGATTCTTTGCAGTACCCTCTCCTCTTTCCTAGAGGTGAATCTGGGTGGCATTATGGAATTAAGCGCTTTcataagaaggagaaaaagggGAATTTGTCTGCCATCAACCAATCTGTTGATCTTTCCTCCATAGATACTCCATCACAGCTGTTAGAGTTGGAACAAAGAGGCATGTTTATTTTTCCCTTGCCTTTTTTTTAATCCATTTATCCATCAGGTGTACATTTTTTCCTCATTATGTCTATATGTTTATTCTTTTTAGTTGCTGACAAGGGTTGGAGTGAGGACTATTTTGTGTCTGCTAGAGAATATTATTGTTACAAGTTCCAAGTGAGAGATGATGATACATCTATGCTGCTGCACACCCTTAGATTGTTTCAACAGTTTGTCGTGGGTTCTTATATTAAGATTGAGACGTCTAGACTTGACTttcacagaaaaaaaaaatgcaatacgTACTGAAATTCTCCAAGGGGTTTTAGATAGCATTGCTATTGGTCAGACGCAGGGTTCTAAAGTTGGTCGAAGGACCATTTTACCTGCTTCTTTTATTGGGGGTCCGAGGGACATGAAACGCAGATATTTGGATGCAATGGCTTTGGTTCAGAAATATGGAAAGCCTGACATTTTTTTGACCATGACATGCAATCCAATGTGGAAGGAAATTCAGGAAAGTTTGCAATATACAGAAAAGCCGCAGGATAGGCCTGATTTATTGTCTAGAGTTTTTAGAGCTAAATTTGAAGTGGTCAAGAATGAACTTCTGCACAAACACATTTTTGGAGAGGTTGCAGCGTGTGTCTATGCTATCGAATTTCAGAAGCGCGGCTTTCCTCATGCTCATGTCCTTTTGATTCTTAAGCCTGAGTTCAAATTATTAAATGCTGAATCGTATGATAAAATTGTTTGTGCTGAACTTCCTGATCCAAAAGAGCATCAGCACTTGTACTCTCTCGTTGTTAAACATATGCTTCACGGTCCCTGTGGAGATATGAATAGGAGTTGCCCTTGCATGAAAAATGGTTCTTGTAAAAGCCATTATCCAAAAGATTTTTCTGACCATACTATTCATGCCGAAGATTCTTACCCGTGTTATAGAAGGAGGGATGATGGTAGAAAGGTGAAAGTTCGTCGGCACGAATTGGATAATCGATGGGTTATACCTCATAATCGATACCTCCTTGCTTTGATCGATTGCCATATGAATGTGGAAATATGTTCTACTATCAAGCTTGTCAAATACCTTTATAAATATGTCTTCAAAGGACCTGATCTTATCAGTTTTCAGGTCATCGATCAGCCTTCTTCTGCTGATGTTGACGAAATCAATAATTTTCAGAAAGCTAGGTGGATATCTCCACCGGAAGCATTATGGCGAATCTATGAATTCCGCCTTAGTGAAATGACTCCATCCGTTTATACTCTTCAAGTCCAACTTCCTGCTCAGCAGCCCATTTCTTTTGACAGTAATTCAGATTTGAACTACTTGCTCAAAAATATCGATTTCTCTAGGACGATGCTGACTGAATTTTTTAATACAAACAAGTCAAATGCAAAGGCACAGACCTTAAAATGTTTGTATAGGGAATTTCCAGAACATTTCGTGTGGACtcctaaaacaaaatcatggtCCGAAAGGGAGCGTTGCCGAGCAATAGGGAGATTAGTTACGGCAAATCCAAAGGAAGGTGAGCGCTATTTTTTGCGCCTTTTGTTATGTCATGTTCGTGGCCCAACGTcatttgatcatcttttaaCTGTTAGCGGTGAACGGATGAACTCCTTTAGAGAAGCTGCTCTTAGGCTGGGTTTGTTAGAATCTAATAACTACATACAAGAAACTCTAGAGGAAGCTGTAGCCTTTCAGATGCCATCATCATTGCGGTTATTATTTGCTACTCTCCTATTCTACTGCTCTCCCACTGATCCTAAACTCTTGTGGACTAGGTTTCAAAAGGACCTCTCGGCAGATTATATTCATGCTCAAAAGTATACTAAGTATACTAAGTTCTGGAAGACATTAATAAGTCATTAGTACAGATGGGTAAGAGTCTGAATGAGTTTCACATAGTTACTGATTCCTTTGCTGCTCCTGAACGGATCACCAGAGAAGTAGATAGTGAGAGGAACATTGTGGTTGATCCTGAGGATATATTACTGCCTTCGAAGTTGAACGCTGAACAGTGACAtgcatttgatttaattttacaCTCGGTGTTCTCTTCAGAAGGCAGAGCCTTCTTTATTGACGGCCCTGGTGGAACCGGAAAGACTTTCCTATATCGGTCGCTACTGTCTGCTTTAAGGTCACAAGGTTACATTGCAATTGCTGTTGCTACCTCTGGTGTTGCAGCATCGATTCTT
This portion of the Coffea arabica cultivar ET-39 chromosome 2e, Coffea Arabica ET-39 HiFi, whole genome shotgun sequence genome encodes:
- the LOC113728613 gene encoding uncharacterized protein, whose product is MIAFRCEITAPSRRRSRSKLCRLEKIPEESLILPNVPACEHCGAKRFHMEPPSFCCRGGEVKIVSPPMPYSLKRLFTGSDEECEDFRRKARTYNNNVAFTSYAAKYDRELTKNKHGVYTFRVQGQVYHFLNSLLSNGDQPSGIQLYFYDTDEELKRRTKNCDKLREGTLKLLMSILQDNPYAKFFKSLRDLPNLEDHTIILNSNPALDQRVYNLPTASQVAAIWTEIDDDSVDMRPHIQVYSHSSTSYRVQPYYGCCDSLQYPLLFPRGESGWHYGIKRFHKKEKKGNLSAINQSVDLSSIDTPSQLLELEQRVADKGWSEDYFVSAREYYCYKFQVRDDDTSMLLHTLRLFQQFVVEKKNAIRTEILQGVLDSIAIGQTQGSKVGRRTILPASFIGGPRDMKRRYLDAMALVQKYGKPDIFLTMTCNPMWKEIQESLQYTEKPQDRPDLLSRVFRAKFEVVKNELLHKHIFGEVAACVYAIEFQKRGFPHAHVLLILKPEFKLLNAESYDKIVCAELPDPKEHQHLYSLVVKHMLHGPCGDMNRSCPCMKNGSCKSHYPKDFSDHTIHAEDSYPCYRRRDDGRKVKVRRHELDNRWVIPHNRYLLALIDCHMNVEICSTIKLVKYLYKYVFKGPDLISFQVIDQPSSADVDEINNFQKARWISPPEALWRIYEFRLSEMTPSVYTLQVQLPAQQPISFDSNSDLNYLLKNIDFSRTMLTEFFNTNKSNAKAQTLKCLYREFPEHFVWTPKTKSWSERERCRAIGRLVTANPKEGERYFLRLLLCHVRGPTSFDHLLTVSGERMNSFREAALRLGLLESNNYIQETLEEAVAFQMPSSLRLLFATLLFYCSPTDPKLLWTRFQKDLSADYIHAQKYTKYTKFWKTLISH